The window TTGTCCGGCTATTTTGTAGGTATTAATAACATGGGTAGACGACGCGTGATTCCAGCATAAATAATGGCCTTTGGCAAGGCTGAATACGTTTTTTAGGATAGTGTAAGGTTCTGGCACATGACCAAATGCTAAAAAACGAACTGGCCACGCGGCCTCATTCTCTGTAGTTATGCCTGCAGCAATGAAAGCCCTGGTTTCTGATGCAAAACTCAATTGGCCCGGCCGGATAAAATAATACAAGGGCTTTATGCCGGCTGTATCGCGCACCAGATAGGTAAGCTTTTTAATACTATCAAATAATGCAAAGGCAAACATTCCCCTAAACCTGCCGAACGCATCTGTACCCCACTGCATGTAGGCGGCTATTATAACCTCGGTATCGGTAGCCGAAGTAAATTCTACCCCAAGTGTTAAAAGCTCATTCCTCAGTTCAAGATAGTTATAAATTTCACCATTAAAGGTTATCCATATTTTTTGCCTTACATCGGCCATGGGCTGATGCCCGCTTGCACTCAAATCAATAATAGATAGCCGGCGGTGGCCAAAAACAAGATTGTTTTTTTCGTCAACAAATATGCCTTCGTCATCAGGCCCACCGTGTTGCAGTGCCTGGCACATGGCCTTAACCTGCCCTCTGATTAGTTGAGGGTGCAAATGGTTGTTAATAACTCCTGCTATCCGGCACATTTGTAATTTGATCTGTTCATAGCTTCGCCCGGTAAGTTACAGGCGTTGTTTGTAACTTATTATAAGTTAGCTGTTTATATTTTTTAAAATGTAAACAGCTTTATCATTGCTACCTGCCTGTATTGGCCGGTTTTACTATTTATTTAAAAATAACAATTCAGTTAAAATCTTTCAATGTATGATGCTGCAACATGAACTATTATGGAGCAGCCAATACTTTCGAGCCTTAATATCAATTGCTTTTGAGATCGTTGTGATACTATTTCACCTGTCATCCCTTTTAATGGCCCGGCTTTTATCATGATTTTTTCCCCGGTTTGCAGGTTCTCTTCGGTTATTTCTAACTCATAAGGGCTGGCCATTAATAACTTTAACTCGGTTATTTGGCGGGTGGGCATTGATGCAGGCTTCCCCATGAAATATAAAAATCTTGATATACCTTTTGTCATTAATATATCAGCCTGCTCATGTTGGGCAATGTTAACAAATATGTACGATTTAATAAAGGGTTCTTCAACCCATTTTTTACGGTCGCTCCATTGTTTTAGCTGGCGATGCAGCGGTAGGTAGGCTTCAACTCCTTTATCGGTTAATGCCTGGAATGCTTTTTTTTCGGCACGTGGCTGAGTATAAACCGGGTACCAATTTTTTGTTGAACTTGCATTTAAATTCATCCTTTTTAAATAAGCAAATTTTACTTAAACCATTGCCGTATATCCCACCATTTATTTTTTTTGTCGTCCATATAATATCCGGATCCCGAATAGCCATTATAGTCTGCATAATAGTAGTACCGGGTTCCTGTATTGTCTCCGCCAAATTTGGTAGTGTAATATCTTGAGTGTAAAAGGTCCTCTTCAAAGGCGTTAAGTACTATCACTGTGTTATCAAGGTGATATTCCAGTGCAATACGCTGTGGCACGGTAGCTGCATAGAATTTTGACTTACCTGACCGGATTACAAAAACGTTGATATCGCTTACCCTGATCAACGGGATAGCGTCAGATACCAGGCCAATAGGTGCGGTATCAATCATTATTATATCATACTTTAATTTTAGCTGGCTTATCAGTGCCATCATTCTGTCGCTGTGCAGCAATTCAGACGGGTTAGGAGGTATAGGCCCCGAAACAATAAAATCGAGATTCTCCTGTTCAGAATGTAATATAATATCTTCCAGCTGGTTTTGATGGGCAAGATAGTTGCTTAAGCCAAGGTCATTAGGTACATGGAAAGTTTTATGTAATTGTGAGCGCCTTAAATCTGCCCCTATAAGGATCACTCTTTTATCAATAAGCGATAAAGTACTTGATAAATTTACAGCTACAAACGACTTGCCTTCACCTGCAACTTCAGATGTGATGCAAATTACTTTACTCAACTTTTCTGAGGCAAGAAAACTCAGATTAGTACGAACTGAACGTACAGATTCAGCAAAAATAGATCTGGGTTTACTCAGGGCTAAAATCTGCCTGCTGTTTTCATCAATTACCTCGGGATATTTTCTGATAATACCTAATATTGGTATGGCGGTAAGGCTTTCGATGGTTTCCTTATCATAAATATATGGGTTTAAAACGCGTATTAAAATAATAAGCCCCAGGCCAATTACCAGGCCAAATATAATTGCCGACCGATGTATATCATGTTCATTTGGCGATACCGCGTTAAAGTTGGGCTGGGCAAATTCAATTACGGTAGCACCAGGCAAAATTCCGGCACGGCTTATCTGGGCTTCAAGTTTTTTCTCAGATAAGAATGAGTATACCTTGTCATTAATCTCAAAATCCCTTTGCAAGCTTACCAGGTCGCGCTGGGCAGCAGGTAAAGCCATTATGGTTTGATTTACCTGCGATAACTGGCTATCCAGATAAACAATGTTTTTTTCAATGCTGCTACGAATGCCCTTTATGTTGTTTAGTGCAGTGAGCTTGGTTTGTAAAATTTGCTGGTTAACATCCAGTAATGGCTGTGAGTTTGGGGTAAATGTTTTTAATAAGGTGGATCTTTCTGATATTAATCCATCTAATTTGCTTATAAGTGCATTAAGTGCCGGTAAATCAGTTCCGCCGGCGCTGAAATTCAATGTTACATTATCCTTTTCTTTTGTGATTTGATCTTTAAGCTGATCGAGGGAAATGAGCTGAATTTTTAGTAATGACCTATTGGATTCAATCTCGGCAGCCTTTGTGGCAGATGAGGTTGATGCCGAGTTTACATCAAGTATCTTATTTTTGTTTTTATATTTTTCTATCGAGCTTTCGGATCCCTTTACCTCGTTTGACAGGAAAGATAGCTGGCTATCAATAAAATCGATCATTTGCGAAGCCGATTGCGCTTTTTGGTTACGATCGAAAATAACGTACTCCTTCATGATATTGTTAAGTACATCAGCTGCAAACTGCGGGTTCGAGTCGGTTTCCTGGATAGAAAGGATGTTGGTGTTTTTTCCGGTTTCTCCGGCCCTTAAGCCACCCTGCACCCGGCCAATGTAATCCTCGGGAATATTAAAGTTAAAAATGTAAATTGTGCTATTATCAATAGCCCCCGGGTATTTTATATTAAAGCTTGTATTGCCAATTGTAACAGGGCTGTTATACTGGTACTTGTTTTTTATTTCTTTATCGCCAGCTTTATAACTCAGGCTAAATGTTTGCCGGTCAATAGGTTTGTAGCTAATTTGTTCGTGAAAAAAATTTAAGCTATCAAATTTTATTAATTGAATATTTAGCGGCTTGGATGGGTAAGTTTCGGTAGTGCGTACACGGCCCGACAGATAAAAGCTTACCCGGTAATCAATGTCCTTAATGGCGCTAAGTATAACGTTGCGGCTTTGCAGTACCGATGTGATGCTTTGTATTTTTGAGGGCCCGCGCTCGGGCACTGTCATAACGGTTATCAGGTCAGATACTTCTGACTTTTTTTCTTCAATTTTAAGCGTTCCGGATGTTGCGTAGGTTTTGGGTGTATACCATAAATAGGTATAGGATATAATTACCCCAATACTTACAGATGCTGCTATCCAGTACCAGCGGCTCAGCAATATTTTGCCGATCTTAAAATAATCAATTTCCTGATTGGGGAGTTTTCTTTGAAATTTTTCTGTCTCTTCCATTAGCGGCGTGAAAGCGATAATATTACTAAGGCCGTATTAAATAAAAGCAATATAGGCTGTACAAGGGTTGATACATTTTGCAAATTTTCGTTGCGTATTGAACGCTTGTTCTGGGATACATAAACAATATCGCCGTTTTGAAGTATGGCTCTTGGGTCGTTTATTGATTGTATATCCCGTAGGTTAATGTAGGTCACCTGCGGGTTCAATTGGTCGCCGCGTATAATTTTTATATTTGTTTCATTCGCCTTGTCTGAAAGGCCCCCGGCTTGTCCAATCATTTCAACCAAAGTAGTCCTGTCTTTTACTAACGGGAAATTACCCTGTCCCTTAAATTCTCCAAGTAAAGTTACCTTCAAATTCGTAATTTTTAATTCAATTATTGGGTCTTTAAGCAGGCTTTTACGGTAAAGGTCCTCAATAAGTTTTGCAGCTTGCGCGCGGGTAAGCCCCGCAACAGCTACGTGGCCAATAATAGGGAGGGCTACTGAGCCGTCTTCATCTACCTGGTAAACCTGGCCGGCGCCGGCGTTTCCGCCGCCGCCCGTAGCCGATGGCGCCGGATTTTCATCAACTATGTATTTGATATTTTGCAGGTTTCTGATTTGCAGCATATCCTGCGGTTTTATATGATAGTTAATCAAATCATTATTCCTGCTTTGCGATGTGTCGGTATTGGCAACCTTTTGTTCAAAAAGCACCTGATATTGTTTGCCCGAGCAGGAGGTTAAAACAAGTGCTATAAAAAAGAAAGAAAAAAAATAGATTATTATACGCATCGCGACGATAACTTATGCTTAATGTGTTATAATTGTATATAATTTCAAAATTACACAATTTGCGGGTATAACCACGGTGTATTTTTTCAATTTTAGGGTTTGAAGATATCAGTAATCACAGTTGTTTATAATGCGCAGGATACAATTGCCAGATGTATCGAATCCGTTATCAGCCAAAAATATCCCGATATTGAATATATAGTTATCGACGGCGGATCAACTGATAACACACTCCAAATAATTAACCGGCACCGCTCATCAATTAACATTTTTGTTTCAGAACCAGACAAAGGCATATATGATGCCATGAATAAAGGGATTAAACTGGCTACCGGTCAAATTATAGGAACCCTGAACGCCGACGACCGTTTGGCTGATGCTGATGTTTTATCAGCAATATCTCAGGTATTTAAAGAGAGTAGTACAGAAATAGTTTATGGAAATTTAACATACGTGCATCCCGATGGTAAAATTAAACGTAACTGGAATTCTAAACAATGTGGTGCTAATTCCTTTAATTGGGGATTTATGCCCCCGCATCCTACCTTTTATTGCCAAAGGGAATTATTTGAAAAGTTTGGTTTTTACAGTCTTGAGTACGGGTCTGCTGCCGATTACGAATTGATGGTAAGATTTATGCATCAGCATAAAACAGAGAGTTTTTTTTTAAACAAAGTTATGGTAATTATGCAGGATGGTGGTGTAAGTAACAGAAGTTTAAAAAACAGGTTTAAGGCATGGGGCTTTGATTTAAAAGCTATGAAGAACAATAGCATTTTAATTCCTGTAGTCGCGCTTGTATTAAAGCCGCTCCGAAAGATTTATCAATTTTTTAATTTGAAATTAAACCTTTGTTAGGCGATTGCGTATAACGGCTTAATAATGAAAATAATAATCAAAAATGCCCCTACACAATGATTGAACTTTTACATTCGTCACACCTTATTTACGATGTTTTGATAGTTGTGTTTTCAGGATTGATCACACTGTTATGTATCCCCTCAATTTTACATGTGGCGCGTTCAAGGCATTTGTATGATGATGTTGGCCATTTCAGGAAACAGCATGATCATGGTATTCCGCGTTTGGGTGGTGTGGCTATTTTTGTAAGTTTTACCATAACTACCTTGTTGTTTAGCATAATTGAAAAAGCGCTCCCTATCAGTTATCTGCTTATTTCATGCATCATCCTTTTTGCGATGGGCCTGAAAGACGATCTTTCGGGTGTAAATTCAAGTACCAAGTTTTTGATTCAGTTTGTGGTTGCGTTTATATTGGTAGTGCTTGGCGATATTCGTATAACCAGTATGTATGGGGTGTTTGGCATTACCCAATTGCCATACATACCAAGCACTGCATTCTCCATATTGCTCATTATGCTCATCGTAAATTCTTTTAATTTAATTGATGGAATTGATGGTTTGGCTGCAACCACTGGTATTATAGTTAACAGCGCTTTTGCTTTTTTATTTATGTACATCAGTCAATATGAGCTTGCGGCTGTTTCGCTGGCTATGGTAGGAGCTATTATTGGGTTTTTAAAATATAATATTACCCCTGCTAAAATATTTATGGGAGATACCGGAGCATTACTTATTGGCTTAATATCGGCGGTAATGGCTGTTAAATTTATTGAGGTTACAAAAATTGAGCGCATAAATGTACCCACAATAGCCTGTGCCCCGGCATTAACCATTGCCATATTAATAGGTCCTGTTTTTGATACTTTAAGAGTATTTACTTTGCGGATAGCAGGCGGCAAATCACCTTTTGAGGCCGACAGAAACCATATTCATCACCGTATTTTAAGGTTGGGACTTAATCACCTGCAAGCAACGTTGTGTTTATCGGCACTAAATTTATTGTCAATAGCTATGGTACTTATGTTTGGCTGGCTGAGTAATTCTTTGCTGATAGTGCTTATCCTGGCAATTTCAATAATTGCCAACTGGATTATAACATTTAGCCTGCGATCAAAAGAACGTGAGCATTTTGCTCTTCGTAACTTTTTTGCTTAATAGCATCTCGCCCGGCAATCTGCTGTAAAGTAGTTTTAGCGTCACTAAATGAGGGGCGCTATAAATAGCCATTCATCTTCATTAACTTTGCGCCCTTTATAAAACACAAAGAGATGAGGATTGCTATAAATGGTTTTGGCCGTATCGGGCGTATATTTTTACGCAATATCATAAACCGGCCTGGTATAGAGGTTGTAGCTATTAATGAC is drawn from Mucilaginibacter ginsenosidivorax and contains these coding sequences:
- a CDS encoding glycosyltransferase family 2 protein translates to MKISVITVVYNAQDTIARCIESVISQKYPDIEYIVIDGGSTDNTLQIINRHRSSINIFVSEPDKGIYDAMNKGIKLATGQIIGTLNADDRLADADVLSAISQVFKESSTEIVYGNLTYVHPDGKIKRNWNSKQCGANSFNWGFMPPHPTFYCQRELFEKFGFYSLEYGSAADYELMVRFMHQHKTESFFLNKVMVIMQDGGVSNRSLKNRFKAWGFDLKAMKNNSILIPVVALVLKPLRKIYQFFNLKLNLC
- a CDS encoding MraY family glycosyltransferase; the protein is MIELLHSSHLIYDVLIVVFSGLITLLCIPSILHVARSRHLYDDVGHFRKQHDHGIPRLGGVAIFVSFTITTLLFSIIEKALPISYLLISCIILFAMGLKDDLSGVNSSTKFLIQFVVAFILVVLGDIRITSMYGVFGITQLPYIPSTAFSILLIMLIVNSFNLIDGIDGLAATTGIIVNSAFAFLFMYISQYELAAVSLAMVGAIIGFLKYNITPAKIFMGDTGALLIGLISAVMAVKFIEVTKIERINVPTIACAPALTIAILIGPVFDTLRVFTLRIAGGKSPFEADRNHIHHRILRLGLNHLQATLCLSALNLLSIAMVLMFGWLSNSLLIVLILAISIIANWIITFSLRSKEREHFALRNFFA
- a CDS encoding polysaccharide biosynthesis/export family protein, which produces MRIIIYFFSFFFIALVLTSCSGKQYQVLFEQKVANTDTSQSRNNDLINYHIKPQDMLQIRNLQNIKYIVDENPAPSATGGGGNAGAGQVYQVDEDGSVALPIIGHVAVAGLTRAQAAKLIEDLYRKSLLKDPIIELKITNLKVTLLGEFKGQGNFPLVKDRTTLVEMIGQAGGLSDKANETNIKIIRGDQLNPQVTYINLRDIQSINDPRAILQNGDIVYVSQNKRSIRNENLQNVSTLVQPILLLFNTALVILSLSRR
- a CDS encoding UpxY family transcription antiterminator, translating into MNLNASSTKNWYPVYTQPRAEKKAFQALTDKGVEAYLPLHRQLKQWSDRKKWVEEPFIKSYIFVNIAQHEQADILMTKGISRFLYFMGKPASMPTRQITELKLLMASPYELEITEENLQTGEKIMIKAGPLKGMTGEIVSQRSQKQLILRLESIGCSIIVHVAASYIERF
- a CDS encoding GumC family protein — translated: MEETEKFQRKLPNQEIDYFKIGKILLSRWYWIAASVSIGVIISYTYLWYTPKTYATSGTLKIEEKKSEVSDLITVMTVPERGPSKIQSITSVLQSRNVILSAIKDIDYRVSFYLSGRVRTTETYPSKPLNIQLIKFDSLNFFHEQISYKPIDRQTFSLSYKAGDKEIKNKYQYNSPVTIGNTSFNIKYPGAIDNSTIYIFNFNIPEDYIGRVQGGLRAGETGKNTNILSIQETDSNPQFAADVLNNIMKEYVIFDRNQKAQSASQMIDFIDSQLSFLSNEVKGSESSIEKYKNKNKILDVNSASTSSATKAAEIESNRSLLKIQLISLDQLKDQITKEKDNVTLNFSAGGTDLPALNALISKLDGLISERSTLLKTFTPNSQPLLDVNQQILQTKLTALNNIKGIRSSIEKNIVYLDSQLSQVNQTIMALPAAQRDLVSLQRDFEINDKVYSFLSEKKLEAQISRAGILPGATVIEFAQPNFNAVSPNEHDIHRSAIIFGLVIGLGLIILIRVLNPYIYDKETIESLTAIPILGIIRKYPEVIDENSRQILALSKPRSIFAESVRSVRTNLSFLASEKLSKVICITSEVAGEGKSFVAVNLSSTLSLIDKRVILIGADLRRSQLHKTFHVPNDLGLSNYLAHQNQLEDIILHSEQENLDFIVSGPIPPNPSELLHSDRMMALISQLKLKYDIIMIDTAPIGLVSDAIPLIRVSDINVFVIRSGKSKFYAATVPQRIALEYHLDNTVIVLNAFEEDLLHSRYYTTKFGGDNTGTRYYYYADYNGYSGSGYYMDDKKNKWWDIRQWFK